The Coregonus clupeaformis isolate EN_2021a chromosome 20, ASM2061545v1, whole genome shotgun sequence genome contains a region encoding:
- the LOC121533950 gene encoding exocyst complex component 1 isoform X6: MTAIKHALQRDIFTPNDERLLSIVNVCKAGKKKKNCFLCATVTTERPVQVRVVKVKKSDKGDFYKRQMAWELRDLAEVDAKDASKENPEFDLHFEKVYRWVASSTAEKNSFISCIWKLNQRYLRKKVEFVNVSSQLLEESVPSGESQSVAGGDEDALDDYQELNAREEQDIEGMMEVCEYAISNAEAFAEKLSRELQVLDGANIQSIMASEKQVNILMQLLDEALSEVDTIEGKLSSYEEMLQSVKEQMDQISQSNRLIQISNTNNGKLLDEIQFLVNYMDLSKGHIRALQEGDLSSSKGIEACINASEALLQCMNVALRPGHEKLMAVKQQQHLFTELRDTFARRLTNHLNNVFVHQGHDQSSTLSQHMAELTLPKHNPLHRDLLRYAKLMEWLKNTQREKYEGLSRTYVDYMTRLYEREIKDFFEVAKIKMAGTTKEGKGNKFGLHGSSGKLTGSTSSLNKLAVQGSSSRRSQSSSLLDMGNMSASDLDVADRTKFDKIFEQVLIELEPLCLAEQDFISKFFKLQQHPTLAQGEVEESDGGVPSRQPPPGEHRHFISSTEKDMVRLMMNKIFQSIEMELNSLIALGDKIDSFHSLYMLVKMSHHVWTAENVDPASYLSTTLGNVLVTVKRNFDKCISGQIRQMEEVKISKKSKVGILPFVTGFEEFAELAETIFRNAERRGDLDKAYVKLIRAVFMNVEKVAIESQKTPRDVVMMENFHHIFSTLSHLKISCLETERREAKHKYTDHLQSYVINSLGQPLEKLNHFFEGVEARVAQGVREDEVSYQLAFNKQELRKVIKEYPGKEVKKGLDNLYKKVDKHMCEEESLLQVVWHSMQDEFIRQYKHFEGLIGRCYPGSGITMEFTIGDMLEYFSSIAQSH, encoded by the exons ATGACAGCCATCAAGCACGCCCTGCAGAGGGACATCTTTACGCCCAACGATGAGCGTCTCCTCAGCATTGTCAACGTCTGCAAGGcggggaagaagaagaagaactgcTTCCTGTGTGCCACAG TCACCACAGAGAGGCCGGTGCAGGTGAGGGTGGTGAAGGTGAAGAAGTCAGACAAAGGGGATTTCTACAAGCGACAGATGGCCTGGGAACTGAGGGATCTGGCTGAAGTGGATGCAAAAGATGCCAGCAAG GAGAACCCAGAGTTTGACCTCCATTTTGAGAAGGTGTATCGATGGGTGGCCAGCAGCACAGCTGAGAAGAATTCCTTCATCTCCTGCATCTGGAAGCTGAACCAGCGTTACCTGCGGAAGAAGGTGGAGTTTGTGAATGTCAGTTCCCAGCTGCTGGAAG AGTCAGTCCCCAGTGGTGAGAGCCAGAGTGTCGCAGGGGGTGACGAGGATGCTCTGGATGACTACCAGGAGTTGAATGCCCGTGAGGAGCAAGACATCGAGGGCATGATGGAGGTGTGCGAGTACGCCATCTCTAACGCTGAGGCCTTCGCTGAGAAACTCTCCAGGGAGCTACAGGTTCTGGATGGG GCCAACATCCAGTCCATCATGGCATCTGAGAAGCAGGTGAACATCCTGATGCAGCTGCTGGATGAGGCTCTGTCGGAGGTGGACACCATCGAGGGCAAGCTGAGCAGCTATGAGGAGATGCTGCAGAGCGTCAAGGAGCAGATGGACCAGATCTCCCAGAGCAACCGCCTCATCCAGATCAGCAACACCAACAACGGCAAGCTTCTGGACGAGATCCAGTTCCTGGTG AACTACATGGACCTGTCGAAGGGACACATCAGGGCCCTGCAGGAAGGAGACCTCTCCTCCTCCAAAGGCATTGAGGCCTGTATCAACGCCTCTGAGGCTCTACTGCAGTGCATGAACGTGGCACTCAGACCAGGTCATGAGAAACTGATGGCTgtgaagcagcagcagcacctgTTCACTGAGCTCAGAGATACCTTCGCCCGGCGCCTCACCAACCACCTCAACAACGTGTTCGTCCACCAG GGCCATGACCAAAGCTCCACACTGTCCCAGCACATGGCAGAGCTGACCCTGCCTAAACACAACCCCCTACACAGGGACCTGCTGCGTTACGCCAAGCTCATGGAGTGGCTCAAGAACACCCAGAGAGAGAAGTACGAGGGCCTGTCCAGG ACCTATGTTGATTACATGACCAGATTATATGAACGAGAAATCAAAGATTTCTTTGAGGTGGCGAAGATCAAAATGGCGGGCACAACCAAGGAGGGGAAGGGAAATAAGTTTG GCCTGCATGGCAGCTCTGGGAAGCTTACAGGCTCCACCTCCAGTCTGAATAAGCTGGCAGTGCAGGGCTCCAGCAGTAGGCGCTCCCAGTCCTCCTCTCTGCTGGACATGGGCAACATGTCTGCCTCAGACCTGGATGTGGCCGACAGGACCAAGTTTGACAAG ATCTTTGAGCAGGTTCTTATTGAGCTGGAGCCTCTCTGTCTAGCAGAACAAGACTTCATCAGCAAGTTCTTCAAGCTACAGCAGCACCCCACCCTGGCTCAG GGAGAAGTGGAGGAGTCGGATGGGGGGGTGCCCTCCAGACAGCCCCCTCCAGGGGAACACAGACACTTCATATCATCGACTGA GAAGGACATGGTGCGGTTGATGATGAACAAGATCTTCCAGAGCATTGAGATGGAACTTAACAGCCTCATCGCCCTGGGAGACAAGATTGACAGCTTCCACTCCCTGTACATGTTGGTGAAGATGAGTCACCACGTGTGGACGGCCGAGAATGTGGACCCCGCCTCCTACCTCAGCACCACCCTCGGCAACGTGCTGGTCACCGTCAAAAGGAACTTTGACAAGTGCATT TCTGGTCAGATTAGACAGATGGAGGAGGTGAAGATCTCTAAGAAGAGCAAGGTGGGCATCCTGCCCTTTGTCACTGGGTTTGAGGAGTTCGCTGAGCTGGCTGAAACCATCTTCCGTAATGCAGAGCGCAGAGGAGATCTGGACAAGGCGTATGTCAAGCTCATCAGAGCTGTCTTCATGAATG TGGAGAAAGTGGCCATTGAGAGTCAGAAGACACCCCGTGACGTGGTGATGATGGAGAACTTCCACCACATCTTCTCCACACTGTCCCACCTTAAGATCTCCtgcctggagacagagagacgagaggcAAAACACAAGTACACAGACCACCTGCAGTCCTACGTCATCAACTCCCTGGGACAGCCCCTAGAGAAACTCAAT CACTTCTTTGAGGGAGTGGAGGCACGTGTGGCCCAGGGCGTACGTGAGGATGAGGTGAGCTACCAGCTGGCGTTCAACAAACAGGAGCTGCGTAAAGTGATCAAGGAGTACCCCGGCAAGGAGGTAAAGAAGGGACTGGACAACCTGTACAAGAAGGTGGACAAGCATATGTGTGAGGAGGAGAGCCTGTTacag GTGGTGTGGCATTCCATGCAGGATGAGTTCATTCGTCAGTACAAGCACTTTGAAGGCTTGATTGGCCGTTGCTACCCTGGGTCTGGAATTACCATGGAGTTTACCATTGGAGACATGTTGGAGTACTTCTCAAGCATTGCTCAATCACATTAA
- the LOC121533950 gene encoding exocyst complex component 1 isoform X1 — protein MTAIKHALQRDIFTPNDERLLSIVNVCKAGKKKKNCFLCATVTTERPVQVRVVKVKKSDKGDFYKRQMAWELRDLAEVDAKDASKENPEFDLHFEKVYRWVASSTAEKNSFISCIWKLNQRYLRKKVEFVNVSSQLLEELPKTEESVPSGESQSVAGGDEDALDDYQELNAREEQDIEGMMEVCEYAISNAEAFAEKLSRELQVLDGANIQSIMASEKQVNILMQLLDEALSEVDTIEGKLSSYEEMLQSVKEQMDQISQSNRLIQISNTNNGKLLDEIQFLVNYMDLSKGHIRALQEGDLSSSKGIEACINASEALLQCMNVALRPGHEKLMAVKQQQHLFTELRDTFARRLTNHLNNVFVHQFNHFSHFKMTIPQFYRSSCMSLPGHDQSSTLSQHMAELTLPKHNPLHRDLLRYAKLMEWLKNTQREKYEGLSRTYVDYMTRLYEREIKDFFEVAKIKMAGTTKEGKGNKFATLPRKESALKQETESLHGSSGKLTGSTSSLNKLAVQGSSSRRSQSSSLLDMGNMSASDLDVADRTKFDKIFEQVLIELEPLCLAEQDFISKFFKLQQHPTLAQGEVEESDGGVPSRQPPPGEHRHFISSTEKDMVRLMMNKIFQSIEMELNSLIALGDKIDSFHSLYMLVKMSHHVWTAENVDPASYLSTTLGNVLVTVKRNFDKCISGQIRQMEEVKISKKSKVGILPFVTGFEEFAELAETIFRNAERRGDLDKAYVKLIRAVFMNVEKVAIESQKTPRDVVMMENFHHIFSTLSHLKISCLETERREAKHKYTDHLQSYVINSLGQPLEKLNHFFEGVEARVAQGVREDEVSYQLAFNKQELRKVIKEYPGKEVKKGLDNLYKKVDKHMCEEESLLQVVWHSMQDEFIRQYKHFEGLIGRCYPGSGITMEFTIGDMLEYFSSIAQSH, from the exons ATGACAGCCATCAAGCACGCCCTGCAGAGGGACATCTTTACGCCCAACGATGAGCGTCTCCTCAGCATTGTCAACGTCTGCAAGGcggggaagaagaagaagaactgcTTCCTGTGTGCCACAG TCACCACAGAGAGGCCGGTGCAGGTGAGGGTGGTGAAGGTGAAGAAGTCAGACAAAGGGGATTTCTACAAGCGACAGATGGCCTGGGAACTGAGGGATCTGGCTGAAGTGGATGCAAAAGATGCCAGCAAG GAGAACCCAGAGTTTGACCTCCATTTTGAGAAGGTGTATCGATGGGTGGCCAGCAGCACAGCTGAGAAGAATTCCTTCATCTCCTGCATCTGGAAGCTGAACCAGCGTTACCTGCGGAAGAAGGTGGAGTTTGTGAATGTCAGTTCCCAGCTGCTGGAAG AGCTTCCTAAAACGGAAG AGTCAGTCCCCAGTGGTGAGAGCCAGAGTGTCGCAGGGGGTGACGAGGATGCTCTGGATGACTACCAGGAGTTGAATGCCCGTGAGGAGCAAGACATCGAGGGCATGATGGAGGTGTGCGAGTACGCCATCTCTAACGCTGAGGCCTTCGCTGAGAAACTCTCCAGGGAGCTACAGGTTCTGGATGGG GCCAACATCCAGTCCATCATGGCATCTGAGAAGCAGGTGAACATCCTGATGCAGCTGCTGGATGAGGCTCTGTCGGAGGTGGACACCATCGAGGGCAAGCTGAGCAGCTATGAGGAGATGCTGCAGAGCGTCAAGGAGCAGATGGACCAGATCTCCCAGAGCAACCGCCTCATCCAGATCAGCAACACCAACAACGGCAAGCTTCTGGACGAGATCCAGTTCCTGGTG AACTACATGGACCTGTCGAAGGGACACATCAGGGCCCTGCAGGAAGGAGACCTCTCCTCCTCCAAAGGCATTGAGGCCTGTATCAACGCCTCTGAGGCTCTACTGCAGTGCATGAACGTGGCACTCAGACCAGGTCATGAGAAACTGATGGCTgtgaagcagcagcagcacctgTTCACTGAGCTCAGAGATACCTTCGCCCGGCGCCTCACCAACCACCTCAACAACGTGTTCGTCCACCAG TTCAACCACTTCAGTCACTTCAAAATGACCATCCCTCAGTTCTATAGGTCCTCCTGTATGTCGCTTCCA GGCCATGACCAAAGCTCCACACTGTCCCAGCACATGGCAGAGCTGACCCTGCCTAAACACAACCCCCTACACAGGGACCTGCTGCGTTACGCCAAGCTCATGGAGTGGCTCAAGAACACCCAGAGAGAGAAGTACGAGGGCCTGTCCAGG ACCTATGTTGATTACATGACCAGATTATATGAACGAGAAATCAAAGATTTCTTTGAGGTGGCGAAGATCAAAATGGCGGGCACAACCAAGGAGGGGAAGGGAAATAAGTTTG CCACGCTTCCGCGGAAAGAGAGTGCTCTCAAACAGGAAACGGAAA GCCTGCATGGCAGCTCTGGGAAGCTTACAGGCTCCACCTCCAGTCTGAATAAGCTGGCAGTGCAGGGCTCCAGCAGTAGGCGCTCCCAGTCCTCCTCTCTGCTGGACATGGGCAACATGTCTGCCTCAGACCTGGATGTGGCCGACAGGACCAAGTTTGACAAG ATCTTTGAGCAGGTTCTTATTGAGCTGGAGCCTCTCTGTCTAGCAGAACAAGACTTCATCAGCAAGTTCTTCAAGCTACAGCAGCACCCCACCCTGGCTCAG GGAGAAGTGGAGGAGTCGGATGGGGGGGTGCCCTCCAGACAGCCCCCTCCAGGGGAACACAGACACTTCATATCATCGACTGA GAAGGACATGGTGCGGTTGATGATGAACAAGATCTTCCAGAGCATTGAGATGGAACTTAACAGCCTCATCGCCCTGGGAGACAAGATTGACAGCTTCCACTCCCTGTACATGTTGGTGAAGATGAGTCACCACGTGTGGACGGCCGAGAATGTGGACCCCGCCTCCTACCTCAGCACCACCCTCGGCAACGTGCTGGTCACCGTCAAAAGGAACTTTGACAAGTGCATT TCTGGTCAGATTAGACAGATGGAGGAGGTGAAGATCTCTAAGAAGAGCAAGGTGGGCATCCTGCCCTTTGTCACTGGGTTTGAGGAGTTCGCTGAGCTGGCTGAAACCATCTTCCGTAATGCAGAGCGCAGAGGAGATCTGGACAAGGCGTATGTCAAGCTCATCAGAGCTGTCTTCATGAATG TGGAGAAAGTGGCCATTGAGAGTCAGAAGACACCCCGTGACGTGGTGATGATGGAGAACTTCCACCACATCTTCTCCACACTGTCCCACCTTAAGATCTCCtgcctggagacagagagacgagaggcAAAACACAAGTACACAGACCACCTGCAGTCCTACGTCATCAACTCCCTGGGACAGCCCCTAGAGAAACTCAAT CACTTCTTTGAGGGAGTGGAGGCACGTGTGGCCCAGGGCGTACGTGAGGATGAGGTGAGCTACCAGCTGGCGTTCAACAAACAGGAGCTGCGTAAAGTGATCAAGGAGTACCCCGGCAAGGAGGTAAAGAAGGGACTGGACAACCTGTACAAGAAGGTGGACAAGCATATGTGTGAGGAGGAGAGCCTGTTacag GTGGTGTGGCATTCCATGCAGGATGAGTTCATTCGTCAGTACAAGCACTTTGAAGGCTTGATTGGCCGTTGCTACCCTGGGTCTGGAATTACCATGGAGTTTACCATTGGAGACATGTTGGAGTACTTCTCAAGCATTGCTCAATCACATTAA
- the LOC121533950 gene encoding exocyst complex component 1 isoform X3, which yields MTAIKHALQRDIFTPNDERLLSIVNVCKAGKKKKNCFLCATVTTERPVQVRVVKVKKSDKGDFYKRQMAWELRDLAEVDAKDASKENPEFDLHFEKVYRWVASSTAEKNSFISCIWKLNQRYLRKKVEFVNVSSQLLEELPKTEESVPSGESQSVAGGDEDALDDYQELNAREEQDIEGMMEVCEYAISNAEAFAEKLSRELQVLDGANIQSIMASEKQVNILMQLLDEALSEVDTIEGKLSSYEEMLQSVKEQMDQISQSNRLIQISNTNNGKLLDEIQFLVNYMDLSKGHIRALQEGDLSSSKGIEACINASEALLQCMNVALRPGHEKLMAVKQQQHLFTELRDTFARRLTNHLNNVFVHQFNHFSHFKMTIPQFYRSSCMSLPGHDQSSTLSQHMAELTLPKHNPLHRDLLRYAKLMEWLKNTQREKYEGLSRTYVDYMTRLYEREIKDFFEVAKIKMAGTTKEGKGNKFGLHGSSGKLTGSTSSLNKLAVQGSSSRRSQSSSLLDMGNMSASDLDVADRTKFDKIFEQVLIELEPLCLAEQDFISKFFKLQQHPTLAQGEVEESDGGVPSRQPPPGEHRHFISSTEKDMVRLMMNKIFQSIEMELNSLIALGDKIDSFHSLYMLVKMSHHVWTAENVDPASYLSTTLGNVLVTVKRNFDKCISGQIRQMEEVKISKKSKVGILPFVTGFEEFAELAETIFRNAERRGDLDKAYVKLIRAVFMNVEKVAIESQKTPRDVVMMENFHHIFSTLSHLKISCLETERREAKHKYTDHLQSYVINSLGQPLEKLNHFFEGVEARVAQGVREDEVSYQLAFNKQELRKVIKEYPGKEVKKGLDNLYKKVDKHMCEEESLLQVVWHSMQDEFIRQYKHFEGLIGRCYPGSGITMEFTIGDMLEYFSSIAQSH from the exons ATGACAGCCATCAAGCACGCCCTGCAGAGGGACATCTTTACGCCCAACGATGAGCGTCTCCTCAGCATTGTCAACGTCTGCAAGGcggggaagaagaagaagaactgcTTCCTGTGTGCCACAG TCACCACAGAGAGGCCGGTGCAGGTGAGGGTGGTGAAGGTGAAGAAGTCAGACAAAGGGGATTTCTACAAGCGACAGATGGCCTGGGAACTGAGGGATCTGGCTGAAGTGGATGCAAAAGATGCCAGCAAG GAGAACCCAGAGTTTGACCTCCATTTTGAGAAGGTGTATCGATGGGTGGCCAGCAGCACAGCTGAGAAGAATTCCTTCATCTCCTGCATCTGGAAGCTGAACCAGCGTTACCTGCGGAAGAAGGTGGAGTTTGTGAATGTCAGTTCCCAGCTGCTGGAAG AGCTTCCTAAAACGGAAG AGTCAGTCCCCAGTGGTGAGAGCCAGAGTGTCGCAGGGGGTGACGAGGATGCTCTGGATGACTACCAGGAGTTGAATGCCCGTGAGGAGCAAGACATCGAGGGCATGATGGAGGTGTGCGAGTACGCCATCTCTAACGCTGAGGCCTTCGCTGAGAAACTCTCCAGGGAGCTACAGGTTCTGGATGGG GCCAACATCCAGTCCATCATGGCATCTGAGAAGCAGGTGAACATCCTGATGCAGCTGCTGGATGAGGCTCTGTCGGAGGTGGACACCATCGAGGGCAAGCTGAGCAGCTATGAGGAGATGCTGCAGAGCGTCAAGGAGCAGATGGACCAGATCTCCCAGAGCAACCGCCTCATCCAGATCAGCAACACCAACAACGGCAAGCTTCTGGACGAGATCCAGTTCCTGGTG AACTACATGGACCTGTCGAAGGGACACATCAGGGCCCTGCAGGAAGGAGACCTCTCCTCCTCCAAAGGCATTGAGGCCTGTATCAACGCCTCTGAGGCTCTACTGCAGTGCATGAACGTGGCACTCAGACCAGGTCATGAGAAACTGATGGCTgtgaagcagcagcagcacctgTTCACTGAGCTCAGAGATACCTTCGCCCGGCGCCTCACCAACCACCTCAACAACGTGTTCGTCCACCAG TTCAACCACTTCAGTCACTTCAAAATGACCATCCCTCAGTTCTATAGGTCCTCCTGTATGTCGCTTCCA GGCCATGACCAAAGCTCCACACTGTCCCAGCACATGGCAGAGCTGACCCTGCCTAAACACAACCCCCTACACAGGGACCTGCTGCGTTACGCCAAGCTCATGGAGTGGCTCAAGAACACCCAGAGAGAGAAGTACGAGGGCCTGTCCAGG ACCTATGTTGATTACATGACCAGATTATATGAACGAGAAATCAAAGATTTCTTTGAGGTGGCGAAGATCAAAATGGCGGGCACAACCAAGGAGGGGAAGGGAAATAAGTTTG GCCTGCATGGCAGCTCTGGGAAGCTTACAGGCTCCACCTCCAGTCTGAATAAGCTGGCAGTGCAGGGCTCCAGCAGTAGGCGCTCCCAGTCCTCCTCTCTGCTGGACATGGGCAACATGTCTGCCTCAGACCTGGATGTGGCCGACAGGACCAAGTTTGACAAG ATCTTTGAGCAGGTTCTTATTGAGCTGGAGCCTCTCTGTCTAGCAGAACAAGACTTCATCAGCAAGTTCTTCAAGCTACAGCAGCACCCCACCCTGGCTCAG GGAGAAGTGGAGGAGTCGGATGGGGGGGTGCCCTCCAGACAGCCCCCTCCAGGGGAACACAGACACTTCATATCATCGACTGA GAAGGACATGGTGCGGTTGATGATGAACAAGATCTTCCAGAGCATTGAGATGGAACTTAACAGCCTCATCGCCCTGGGAGACAAGATTGACAGCTTCCACTCCCTGTACATGTTGGTGAAGATGAGTCACCACGTGTGGACGGCCGAGAATGTGGACCCCGCCTCCTACCTCAGCACCACCCTCGGCAACGTGCTGGTCACCGTCAAAAGGAACTTTGACAAGTGCATT TCTGGTCAGATTAGACAGATGGAGGAGGTGAAGATCTCTAAGAAGAGCAAGGTGGGCATCCTGCCCTTTGTCACTGGGTTTGAGGAGTTCGCTGAGCTGGCTGAAACCATCTTCCGTAATGCAGAGCGCAGAGGAGATCTGGACAAGGCGTATGTCAAGCTCATCAGAGCTGTCTTCATGAATG TGGAGAAAGTGGCCATTGAGAGTCAGAAGACACCCCGTGACGTGGTGATGATGGAGAACTTCCACCACATCTTCTCCACACTGTCCCACCTTAAGATCTCCtgcctggagacagagagacgagaggcAAAACACAAGTACACAGACCACCTGCAGTCCTACGTCATCAACTCCCTGGGACAGCCCCTAGAGAAACTCAAT CACTTCTTTGAGGGAGTGGAGGCACGTGTGGCCCAGGGCGTACGTGAGGATGAGGTGAGCTACCAGCTGGCGTTCAACAAACAGGAGCTGCGTAAAGTGATCAAGGAGTACCCCGGCAAGGAGGTAAAGAAGGGACTGGACAACCTGTACAAGAAGGTGGACAAGCATATGTGTGAGGAGGAGAGCCTGTTacag GTGGTGTGGCATTCCATGCAGGATGAGTTCATTCGTCAGTACAAGCACTTTGAAGGCTTGATTGGCCGTTGCTACCCTGGGTCTGGAATTACCATGGAGTTTACCATTGGAGACATGTTGGAGTACTTCTCAAGCATTGCTCAATCACATTAA
- the LOC121533950 gene encoding exocyst complex component 1 isoform X4, with the protein MTAIKHALQRDIFTPNDERLLSIVNVCKAGKKKKNCFLCATVTTERPVQVRVVKVKKSDKGDFYKRQMAWELRDLAEVDAKDASKENPEFDLHFEKVYRWVASSTAEKNSFISCIWKLNQRYLRKKVEFVNVSSQLLEELPKTEESVPSGESQSVAGGDEDALDDYQELNAREEQDIEGMMEVCEYAISNAEAFAEKLSRELQVLDGANIQSIMASEKQVNILMQLLDEALSEVDTIEGKLSSYEEMLQSVKEQMDQISQSNRLIQISNTNNGKLLDEIQFLVNYMDLSKGHIRALQEGDLSSSKGIEACINASEALLQCMNVALRPGHEKLMAVKQQQHLFTELRDTFARRLTNHLNNVFVHQGHDQSSTLSQHMAELTLPKHNPLHRDLLRYAKLMEWLKNTQREKYEGLSRTYVDYMTRLYEREIKDFFEVAKIKMAGTTKEGKGNKFATLPRKESALKQETESLHGSSGKLTGSTSSLNKLAVQGSSSRRSQSSSLLDMGNMSASDLDVADRTKFDKIFEQVLIELEPLCLAEQDFISKFFKLQQHPTLAQGEVEESDGGVPSRQPPPGEHRHFISSTEKDMVRLMMNKIFQSIEMELNSLIALGDKIDSFHSLYMLVKMSHHVWTAENVDPASYLSTTLGNVLVTVKRNFDKCISGQIRQMEEVKISKKSKVGILPFVTGFEEFAELAETIFRNAERRGDLDKAYVKLIRAVFMNVEKVAIESQKTPRDVVMMENFHHIFSTLSHLKISCLETERREAKHKYTDHLQSYVINSLGQPLEKLNHFFEGVEARVAQGVREDEVSYQLAFNKQELRKVIKEYPGKEVKKGLDNLYKKVDKHMCEEESLLQVVWHSMQDEFIRQYKHFEGLIGRCYPGSGITMEFTIGDMLEYFSSIAQSH; encoded by the exons ATGACAGCCATCAAGCACGCCCTGCAGAGGGACATCTTTACGCCCAACGATGAGCGTCTCCTCAGCATTGTCAACGTCTGCAAGGcggggaagaagaagaagaactgcTTCCTGTGTGCCACAG TCACCACAGAGAGGCCGGTGCAGGTGAGGGTGGTGAAGGTGAAGAAGTCAGACAAAGGGGATTTCTACAAGCGACAGATGGCCTGGGAACTGAGGGATCTGGCTGAAGTGGATGCAAAAGATGCCAGCAAG GAGAACCCAGAGTTTGACCTCCATTTTGAGAAGGTGTATCGATGGGTGGCCAGCAGCACAGCTGAGAAGAATTCCTTCATCTCCTGCATCTGGAAGCTGAACCAGCGTTACCTGCGGAAGAAGGTGGAGTTTGTGAATGTCAGTTCCCAGCTGCTGGAAG AGCTTCCTAAAACGGAAG AGTCAGTCCCCAGTGGTGAGAGCCAGAGTGTCGCAGGGGGTGACGAGGATGCTCTGGATGACTACCAGGAGTTGAATGCCCGTGAGGAGCAAGACATCGAGGGCATGATGGAGGTGTGCGAGTACGCCATCTCTAACGCTGAGGCCTTCGCTGAGAAACTCTCCAGGGAGCTACAGGTTCTGGATGGG GCCAACATCCAGTCCATCATGGCATCTGAGAAGCAGGTGAACATCCTGATGCAGCTGCTGGATGAGGCTCTGTCGGAGGTGGACACCATCGAGGGCAAGCTGAGCAGCTATGAGGAGATGCTGCAGAGCGTCAAGGAGCAGATGGACCAGATCTCCCAGAGCAACCGCCTCATCCAGATCAGCAACACCAACAACGGCAAGCTTCTGGACGAGATCCAGTTCCTGGTG AACTACATGGACCTGTCGAAGGGACACATCAGGGCCCTGCAGGAAGGAGACCTCTCCTCCTCCAAAGGCATTGAGGCCTGTATCAACGCCTCTGAGGCTCTACTGCAGTGCATGAACGTGGCACTCAGACCAGGTCATGAGAAACTGATGGCTgtgaagcagcagcagcacctgTTCACTGAGCTCAGAGATACCTTCGCCCGGCGCCTCACCAACCACCTCAACAACGTGTTCGTCCACCAG GGCCATGACCAAAGCTCCACACTGTCCCAGCACATGGCAGAGCTGACCCTGCCTAAACACAACCCCCTACACAGGGACCTGCTGCGTTACGCCAAGCTCATGGAGTGGCTCAAGAACACCCAGAGAGAGAAGTACGAGGGCCTGTCCAGG ACCTATGTTGATTACATGACCAGATTATATGAACGAGAAATCAAAGATTTCTTTGAGGTGGCGAAGATCAAAATGGCGGGCACAACCAAGGAGGGGAAGGGAAATAAGTTTG CCACGCTTCCGCGGAAAGAGAGTGCTCTCAAACAGGAAACGGAAA GCCTGCATGGCAGCTCTGGGAAGCTTACAGGCTCCACCTCCAGTCTGAATAAGCTGGCAGTGCAGGGCTCCAGCAGTAGGCGCTCCCAGTCCTCCTCTCTGCTGGACATGGGCAACATGTCTGCCTCAGACCTGGATGTGGCCGACAGGACCAAGTTTGACAAG ATCTTTGAGCAGGTTCTTATTGAGCTGGAGCCTCTCTGTCTAGCAGAACAAGACTTCATCAGCAAGTTCTTCAAGCTACAGCAGCACCCCACCCTGGCTCAG GGAGAAGTGGAGGAGTCGGATGGGGGGGTGCCCTCCAGACAGCCCCCTCCAGGGGAACACAGACACTTCATATCATCGACTGA GAAGGACATGGTGCGGTTGATGATGAACAAGATCTTCCAGAGCATTGAGATGGAACTTAACAGCCTCATCGCCCTGGGAGACAAGATTGACAGCTTCCACTCCCTGTACATGTTGGTGAAGATGAGTCACCACGTGTGGACGGCCGAGAATGTGGACCCCGCCTCCTACCTCAGCACCACCCTCGGCAACGTGCTGGTCACCGTCAAAAGGAACTTTGACAAGTGCATT TCTGGTCAGATTAGACAGATGGAGGAGGTGAAGATCTCTAAGAAGAGCAAGGTGGGCATCCTGCCCTTTGTCACTGGGTTTGAGGAGTTCGCTGAGCTGGCTGAAACCATCTTCCGTAATGCAGAGCGCAGAGGAGATCTGGACAAGGCGTATGTCAAGCTCATCAGAGCTGTCTTCATGAATG TGGAGAAAGTGGCCATTGAGAGTCAGAAGACACCCCGTGACGTGGTGATGATGGAGAACTTCCACCACATCTTCTCCACACTGTCCCACCTTAAGATCTCCtgcctggagacagagagacgagaggcAAAACACAAGTACACAGACCACCTGCAGTCCTACGTCATCAACTCCCTGGGACAGCCCCTAGAGAAACTCAAT CACTTCTTTGAGGGAGTGGAGGCACGTGTGGCCCAGGGCGTACGTGAGGATGAGGTGAGCTACCAGCTGGCGTTCAACAAACAGGAGCTGCGTAAAGTGATCAAGGAGTACCCCGGCAAGGAGGTAAAGAAGGGACTGGACAACCTGTACAAGAAGGTGGACAAGCATATGTGTGAGGAGGAGAGCCTGTTacag GTGGTGTGGCATTCCATGCAGGATGAGTTCATTCGTCAGTACAAGCACTTTGAAGGCTTGATTGGCCGTTGCTACCCTGGGTCTGGAATTACCATGGAGTTTACCATTGGAGACATGTTGGAGTACTTCTCAAGCATTGCTCAATCACATTAA